In Nocardioides sp. InS609-2, a single genomic region encodes these proteins:
- a CDS encoding MFS transporter, whose translation MTSCQTLPEPVLATPAFSWRPLLLLAFGAFWTVTLEMLPAGLLPAMGADLGVRPSRVGLLVTVWALTVGITTVPLSRATRRWRRPSVLAMSLVVLGLSTVLTAIAPTYLTVAATRLIAAAGHGLFWSVLLVYAASLAPEGLAGRAISVVLAGPILASVIGLPLGTWLAGPFGWRWVVGTVGAAMVLGALMLVRLLPDDDVPRVVPAEREGRDPTAYLVIGGALLGALALLAHFAVFTFVAPLSTQGWNLSADSVGPLLLVFGIAGAAGLGLSGAVPDRFGQHALIAVVALLAVTFAVLACLGDSPAAVRGLVAAWGLLLGMLPPLLQGQVIGVASPEFRDAAGAILVTVFNLGIAAGAVVGGQVIDLWGLDRLLPVAAVVSLLSAVGLGLLMRQRLTPTTAPMP comes from the coding sequence ATGACCTCTTGCCAGACCCTTCCCGAACCCGTTCTCGCCACCCCCGCGTTCTCGTGGCGGCCACTGCTGCTGCTCGCGTTCGGGGCCTTCTGGACCGTCACCCTCGAGATGCTGCCGGCTGGCCTGCTGCCCGCGATGGGCGCCGACCTGGGCGTCCGGCCCTCGCGTGTCGGGCTGCTCGTCACGGTCTGGGCGCTCACCGTCGGGATTACGACGGTCCCGCTCAGCAGGGCCACCCGGCGCTGGCGCCGCCCTTCGGTCCTGGCCATGTCCCTGGTTGTGCTGGGCCTGTCGACGGTGCTGACGGCGATCGCGCCGACGTACCTGACCGTGGCTGCCACGCGCCTCATCGCCGCAGCGGGGCATGGCCTGTTCTGGTCGGTCCTCCTGGTGTACGCCGCCTCGCTGGCGCCCGAGGGGCTGGCCGGGCGCGCGATCTCGGTCGTCTTGGCCGGTCCCATCCTCGCCAGTGTCATCGGCCTGCCACTCGGCACCTGGCTCGCCGGTCCGTTCGGCTGGCGCTGGGTGGTCGGCACGGTCGGCGCCGCGATGGTGCTGGGTGCGTTGATGCTCGTGCGGCTGCTGCCCGACGACGACGTGCCGCGCGTCGTACCGGCAGAGCGGGAGGGCCGCGACCCGACGGCGTACCTCGTGATCGGTGGCGCCCTGCTAGGGGCGTTGGCGTTGCTGGCACACTTCGCCGTCTTCACGTTCGTCGCCCCGCTCTCCACGCAAGGGTGGAACCTGTCGGCGGATTCCGTCGGCCCGTTGCTGCTCGTCTTCGGGATCGCGGGCGCGGCCGGGCTGGGGCTGAGCGGCGCCGTGCCCGACAGGTTCGGCCAGCACGCGCTGATCGCGGTGGTCGCCCTGCTGGCCGTGACGTTCGCGGTGCTTGCGTGCCTCGGCGACAGTCCCGCCGCGGTGCGTGGCCTGGTCGCCGCGTGGGGGCTCCTCCTCGGGATGCTGCCGCCGCTGCTGCAAGGTCAGGTGATCGGGGTCGCCTCGCCCGAGTTCCGCGATGCGGCTGGCGCGATCCTGGTGACGGTGTTCAATCTCGGCATCGCCGCGGGCGCGGTGGTGGGCGGCCAGGTCATCGACCTGTGGGGCCTCGACCGGTTGCTGCCGGTCGCCGCAGTGGTCAGCCTGCTGAGCGCGGTCGGGCTCGGCCTGCTGATGCGTCAGAGGTTGACACCGACGACCGCCCCGATGCCGTAG
- a CDS encoding VIT family protein produces MTTDSADVQVGQHDDEPHAESNASRLNWLRAAVLGANDGIVSTAGIVVGVSGATDDRTQILVAGVAGLVAGAMSMAAGEYVSVSTQRDSERALLRKESRELVEMPDEELAELAGIYEGKGLEPDLALEVARQLTDHDALGAHAEAELGIDPDELTDPWHAAWASMLSFTLGALLPLLTILLAPPGARLAVTVGAVLVALALTGRASAWLGRSPSGRAIARNIAGGLLAMAVTYGIGAVVGVNL; encoded by the coding sequence ATGACCACCGACTCCGCGGACGTGCAGGTCGGCCAGCACGACGATGAGCCGCACGCCGAGAGCAACGCATCGCGCCTCAACTGGCTGCGCGCGGCCGTGCTGGGCGCCAACGACGGCATCGTGTCGACCGCGGGCATCGTCGTCGGTGTGTCCGGCGCGACCGACGATCGGACCCAGATCCTGGTGGCCGGCGTCGCCGGACTGGTGGCAGGCGCGATGAGCATGGCTGCCGGTGAGTACGTCTCGGTCAGCACCCAACGCGACTCCGAACGGGCGCTGCTGCGTAAGGAGAGCCGCGAGCTGGTCGAGATGCCCGACGAGGAGCTCGCCGAGCTCGCCGGCATCTACGAGGGCAAGGGCCTCGAGCCCGACCTCGCGCTCGAGGTCGCGCGGCAGCTCACGGACCATGACGCCCTCGGTGCGCACGCCGAGGCCGAGCTCGGCATCGACCCCGACGAGCTCACCGACCCGTGGCACGCAGCGTGGGCGTCGATGCTGTCGTTCACCCTCGGCGCCCTGTTGCCGTTGCTCACGATCCTGCTCGCGCCGCCGGGCGCCCGGCTCGCCGTGACCGTCGGCGCCGTACTCGTCGCCCTCGCGCTCACCGGCCGGGCCAGCGCCTGGCTGGGCCGCAGTCCCTCGGGTCGGGCCATCGCCCGCAACATCGCCGGCGGCCTGCTCGCGATGGCGGTGACCTACGGCATCGGGGCGGTCGTCGGTGTCAACCTCTGA
- a CDS encoding NAD(P)H-binding protein, producing the protein MPRILVTGATGFIGRRLVPALVEEGHEVRAMTRNAASYDGNGEAVQGDVHDPASLTEPMADVEIAYYLVHSLDDKDFEQKDADAARAFGEAAADAGVRQIIYMGGLGNDDQELSAHLRSRREVEGLLGEAGVPVTVLRAAIVVGDGGISWEITRQLVKKLPAMVVPKWAQTRTQPIALDDVIRYLVGVADHDDAMGRVFEIGGPDQLSYIEMLRIASEVDTGSEVPIITVPVLTPRLSSYWLALVTDVDATTGRNLIDSMGTEVVVSEHSIREIVPGEPLSYAEAVRRALEDSRASDDEG; encoded by the coding sequence ATGCCTCGCATCCTCGTCACCGGCGCAACCGGCTTCATCGGTCGGCGGCTCGTCCCCGCGCTGGTCGAGGAGGGCCACGAGGTGCGTGCGATGACGCGCAACGCCGCGTCGTACGACGGGAACGGCGAGGCCGTGCAGGGCGACGTGCACGACCCGGCGTCGCTCACCGAGCCGATGGCCGACGTCGAGATCGCCTACTACCTGGTGCACTCGCTCGACGACAAGGACTTCGAACAAAAGGACGCCGACGCGGCGCGTGCCTTCGGGGAAGCCGCAGCTGACGCGGGCGTGCGGCAGATCATCTACATGGGTGGCCTCGGCAATGACGATCAGGAGCTGTCGGCGCACCTCCGCTCGCGGCGCGAGGTCGAGGGACTGCTGGGCGAGGCGGGCGTGCCCGTGACCGTGCTGCGCGCGGCGATCGTCGTCGGCGACGGCGGCATCTCGTGGGAGATCACCCGGCAGCTCGTCAAGAAGCTCCCCGCCATGGTGGTGCCGAAGTGGGCGCAGACGCGCACCCAGCCGATAGCCCTCGACGACGTGATCCGCTACCTGGTCGGTGTGGCCGACCACGACGACGCGATGGGCCGGGTCTTCGAGATCGGCGGGCCCGACCAGCTCAGCTACATCGAGATGCTGCGCATCGCCTCCGAGGTCGACACCGGTTCGGAGGTGCCGATCATCACGGTGCCGGTGCTGACGCCCCGGCTGTCGTCGTACTGGCTGGCGCTGGTGACCGACGTCGACGCCACCACCGGTCGCAACCTGATCGACTCGATGGGCACCGAGGTGGTCGTGTCGGAGCACTCGATCCGCGAGATCGTGCCGGGGGAGCCGCTGAGCTATGCCGAGGCAGTACGCCGCGCGCTCGAGGACTCCCGCGCGTCAGACGACGAGGGGTAG
- a CDS encoding type II CAAX endopeptidase family protein, with amino-acid sequence MVSQARSYLRRHLWDVTPRDHWQSDTAFRRRRIVAVATIIVGAALLGVSLRIEQGSGWFYAATLGLALVWTLGAFASGPLHLGRVGTEEHSARPVVQPVLVGLGLAGVFVVGALVVREIPVLADQVRNVTGYADEGSLLLLLLITMLNGIAEELFFRGALYAAIRRHMVAVTAVAYAITTAATGNVMLTFAALLLGAVVGLERRASGGILAPILTHLAWSVTMLCVLPLVV; translated from the coding sequence GTGGTCAGCCAAGCGCGCAGCTATCTGCGCCGTCACCTGTGGGACGTGACCCCACGCGACCACTGGCAGTCCGACACGGCGTTCCGGCGCCGGCGGATCGTCGCCGTGGCCACCATCATCGTGGGGGCGGCCTTGCTCGGCGTTTCGCTGCGCATCGAGCAGGGCAGCGGGTGGTTCTATGCCGCGACGCTCGGCCTCGCCCTGGTCTGGACTCTCGGCGCCTTCGCCTCCGGTCCCCTCCACCTCGGTCGTGTCGGCACCGAGGAGCACTCGGCGCGACCGGTCGTCCAGCCCGTGCTCGTCGGCCTCGGCCTGGCCGGTGTGTTCGTCGTCGGAGCCCTCGTGGTGCGTGAGATCCCGGTGCTCGCCGACCAGGTCCGCAACGTCACCGGGTACGCCGACGAGGGCTCGCTGCTGCTGCTCCTGCTGATCACGATGCTCAACGGCATCGCCGAGGAGCTCTTCTTCCGAGGCGCGCTCTATGCCGCGATCCGGCGGCACATGGTCGCCGTGACCGCGGTCGCCTACGCCATCACGACAGCCGCCACCGGCAACGTCATGCTCACGTTCGCCGCGCTGCTGCTCGGTGCTGTCGTCGGCCTGGAGCGCCGCGCGTCCGGCGGCATCCTCGCGCCGATCCTGACCCACCTCGCGTGGTCGGTCACGATGCTCTGCGTGCTACCCCTCGTCGTCTGA
- the thpR gene encoding RNA 2',3'-cyclic phosphodiesterase: MTRMFVAVVPPVEVVDDLDEFLSVRRGEAAYRWTIPEHWHVTLAFMAHVPDRSLDDLSDRLTRAAAKRSRMTLHVTGGGAFPHPDQGRVLTAGIEADDHEELRRLATGARAAAGKAGAPVDGQRFRPHLTVARLGHPDNLTRWVRVLDGYRGPAWHLDEIALVASYLGEGPRKRPRYDVVETFTLGNGPVQG; the protein is encoded by the coding sequence ATGACCCGCATGTTCGTCGCGGTCGTCCCGCCCGTCGAGGTCGTCGACGACCTCGACGAGTTCCTGTCCGTACGACGCGGCGAGGCGGCGTACCGCTGGACCATCCCGGAGCACTGGCACGTCACCCTCGCCTTCATGGCGCACGTGCCCGACCGCTCGCTCGACGATCTCAGCGACCGGCTCACCCGGGCGGCGGCGAAGAGAAGCCGGATGACCCTGCACGTCACCGGCGGCGGCGCCTTCCCGCACCCCGACCAAGGCCGCGTGCTGACCGCGGGCATCGAGGCCGACGACCACGAGGAGCTGCGACGACTCGCCACCGGCGCCCGGGCCGCGGCCGGCAAGGCCGGCGCCCCGGTCGATGGGCAGCGCTTCCGGCCGCACCTCACGGTCGCCCGACTCGGCCACCCCGACAATCTCACCCGGTGGGTCCGGGTGCTCGACGGCTACCGGGGCCCGGCCTGGCACCTCGACGAGATCGCCCTCGTCGCGTCGTACCTCGGTGAGGGTCCGCGCAAGCGCCCGAGGTACGACGTGGTCGAGACGTTCACCCTGGGAAACGGCCCCGTGCAAGGCTGA
- a CDS encoding acyl-CoA dehydrogenase family protein: protein MKRDIYDDDHETFRSSVKEFLDRQVVPHLESHADNHGLPREFWIEAGKQGFLGLEVPEQYGGQLEEGARDYRFNAVLTEELAKINMTLPSCVGIHSDIVAPYLVHLTTDEQKQRWLPKFCSGELLTAIGMTEPGGGSDLASLKTTAVRDGDDWVINGSKTFITNGGSADLVVVAARTAPEKKAKGISLFGVDTSLDGFSVGRVLDKVGQDESDTAELAFEDVRVSNDDLIGELDTGFISMMQFLPQERLGSAITNIGHAAQILEETIQYAKDRKAFGQAIGSFQANQFLMAELVTKVEVTWSFVDQCIMKHTRGELTPVDAAKAKWWTSQVQNDVLDHCVQLHGGYGYMNEYRVARAWRDARVTKIWAGSNEIMKMLIGRDLGL from the coding sequence ATGAAGCGCGACATCTACGACGACGACCACGAGACCTTCCGGTCCTCCGTCAAGGAGTTCCTCGACCGCCAGGTCGTCCCCCACCTCGAGTCCCACGCAGACAACCACGGGCTGCCGCGCGAGTTCTGGATCGAGGCCGGCAAGCAGGGCTTCCTCGGCCTCGAGGTCCCCGAGCAGTACGGCGGCCAGCTCGAAGAAGGGGCCCGCGACTACCGCTTCAACGCGGTGCTCACCGAGGAGCTCGCGAAGATCAACATGACCCTGCCGAGCTGTGTCGGCATCCACTCCGACATCGTGGCGCCGTACCTCGTGCACCTCACCACCGACGAGCAGAAGCAGCGCTGGCTGCCGAAGTTCTGCAGCGGCGAGCTGCTCACCGCGATCGGCATGACCGAGCCCGGTGGCGGCTCCGACCTCGCCAGCCTCAAGACCACTGCGGTCCGCGACGGCGACGACTGGGTCATCAACGGCTCCAAGACGTTCATCACCAACGGCGGCAGCGCCGACCTGGTCGTGGTCGCGGCCCGCACCGCGCCGGAGAAGAAGGCCAAGGGCATCTCGCTGTTCGGCGTCGACACCAGTCTCGACGGCTTCTCCGTCGGCCGGGTGCTCGACAAGGTCGGCCAGGACGAGTCCGACACCGCCGAGCTGGCCTTCGAGGACGTCCGGGTCAGCAACGACGACCTGATCGGCGAGCTCGACACCGGCTTCATCTCGATGATGCAGTTCCTGCCGCAGGAACGCCTCGGCTCGGCGATCACCAACATCGGCCACGCCGCGCAGATCCTGGAGGAGACGATCCAGTACGCCAAGGACCGCAAGGCCTTCGGCCAGGCGATCGGGTCGTTCCAGGCCAACCAGTTCCTGATGGCCGAGCTGGTCACGAAGGTCGAGGTCACCTGGTCTTTCGTCGACCAGTGCATCATGAAGCACACCCGGGGCGAGCTGACTCCAGTGGACGCCGCCAAGGCCAAGTGGTGGACCTCGCAGGTGCAGAACGACGTGCTCGACCACTGCGTCCAGCTGCACGGTGGTTACGGCTACATGAACGAGTACCGTGTCGCCCGCGCCTGGCGCGACGCCCGCGTCACCAAGATCTGGGCCGGCTCCAACGAGATCATGAAGATGCTCATCGGGCGCGACCTGGGCCTGTGA
- a CDS encoding M15 family metallopeptidase: protein MTEQPSDGVIDRAATGPWSVPPAWLGTRPLPRTSAITGGSAYSQHAYGLAIDVNTFQNPYVKDDVALPELASSYLRRDRVRPGMLVTAGPVIRAFAAIGWEWGGNWRTLKDLQHFSLTDR from the coding sequence GTGACGGAGCAGCCCTCCGACGGCGTCATCGACCGGGCCGCCACCGGCCCGTGGAGCGTGCCGCCTGCCTGGCTGGGCACCCGTCCGTTGCCGCGCACCAGCGCGATCACCGGCGGGTCGGCGTACTCGCAGCACGCCTACGGGCTGGCGATCGACGTCAACACGTTCCAGAACCCTTATGTGAAGGACGATGTGGCGCTGCCCGAGCTGGCGTCGTCGTACCTGCGCCGCGACCGGGTGCGGCCGGGGATGCTGGTGACGGCGGGGCCGGTGATCCGGGCCTTCGCCGCGATCGGCTGGGAGTGGGGCGGCAACTGGCGCACCCTCAAGGACCTCCAGCACTTCAGCCTGACCGACCGATAA
- the glgX gene encoding glycogen debranching protein GlgX yields the protein MQIWPGNPYPLGATFDGSGTNFALFSEVADRVELCLFDEDGTETRVEVSEVDAYVWHCYLPTVQPGQRYGYRVHGPWEPAEGLRCNPNKLLMDPYAKATSGEIDWDQSLFGYNFGDPDSRNDEDSAQHMQKSVVITPFFDWEGDRRLNIPYNESFIYEAHVKGLTQLHPDIPEEERGTYAGLAHPAVTDHLSKLGVTAIELMPVHQFVQDSTLLDQGLRNYWGYNTLGFFAPHADYAANGEHGQQVQEFKSMVKAMHAAGIEVILDVVYNHTAEGNHLGPTLSFKGIDNPAYYRLVEDDEQYYMDYTGTGNSLNVRHPHSLQLIMDSLRYWVTEMHVDGFRFDLAAALAREFYDVDRLATFFELVQQDPVVSQVKLIAEPWDVGPGGYQVGNFPPQWTEWNGAYRDTVRDFWRGEPSLGEFASRLSGSSDLYEHSGRRPFASINFVTAHDGFTLRDLVSYNEKRNDANGEDNKDGESHNRSWNHGAEGPTDDPEILEARAREQRNFLATLLLSQGVPMLLHGDEMSRTQSGNNNTYAQDSEISWVHWDRADKPLIEFTAAVAKLRASHPTFHRKRFFTGRTVRTGNGERLNDIVWLALDGRPMEDDSWEGSKAIGMYLNGDGIAGKDARGGTITDDHFLLYFNADGPADVTLPPDEYAAAWDVVIDTGGSADTARTHAAGSTLPLSTHSLVVLREHAEPEQEPDHSVAASLASLADIGAEDTTPAADQRHRKDATS from the coding sequence GTGCAGATCTGGCCCGGAAACCCCTACCCGCTCGGTGCCACCTTCGACGGGAGCGGCACCAACTTCGCGCTCTTCAGCGAGGTCGCAGACCGCGTCGAGCTGTGCCTCTTCGACGAGGACGGCACCGAGACCCGCGTCGAGGTCAGCGAGGTCGACGCCTACGTCTGGCACTGCTACCTGCCGACCGTGCAGCCCGGACAGCGCTACGGCTACCGCGTGCACGGACCGTGGGAACCTGCCGAGGGACTGCGATGCAACCCCAACAAGCTGCTCATGGATCCCTACGCCAAGGCGACCAGCGGCGAGATCGACTGGGACCAGTCGCTCTTCGGCTACAACTTCGGCGACCCCGACTCGCGCAACGACGAAGACTCGGCCCAGCACATGCAGAAGAGCGTCGTCATCACGCCCTTCTTCGACTGGGAGGGCGACCGCCGCCTCAACATCCCCTACAACGAGTCGTTCATCTACGAGGCCCACGTCAAGGGCCTGACCCAGCTGCACCCCGACATCCCGGAGGAAGAGCGCGGGACGTACGCCGGCCTCGCGCACCCCGCGGTCACCGACCACCTCTCCAAGCTCGGCGTCACCGCGATCGAGCTGATGCCGGTGCACCAGTTCGTCCAGGACAGCACCCTGCTCGACCAGGGGCTGCGCAACTACTGGGGCTACAACACGCTCGGCTTCTTCGCGCCGCATGCCGACTATGCCGCCAACGGCGAGCACGGGCAGCAGGTGCAGGAGTTCAAGTCGATGGTCAAGGCGATGCACGCCGCCGGCATCGAGGTCATCCTCGACGTGGTCTACAACCACACCGCCGAGGGCAACCACCTCGGGCCGACGCTGAGCTTCAAGGGCATCGACAACCCGGCGTACTACCGCCTCGTCGAGGACGACGAGCAGTACTACATGGACTACACCGGCACCGGGAACTCCCTCAACGTCCGCCACCCGCACTCGCTCCAGCTGATCATGGACTCGTTGCGCTACTGGGTCACCGAGATGCACGTCGACGGCTTCCGCTTCGACCTCGCCGCGGCGCTCGCCCGTGAGTTCTACGACGTCGACCGGCTCGCGACCTTCTTCGAGCTCGTGCAGCAGGACCCGGTCGTCAGCCAGGTGAAGTTGATCGCCGAGCCGTGGGACGTCGGGCCTGGTGGCTACCAGGTCGGCAACTTCCCGCCCCAGTGGACCGAGTGGAACGGCGCCTACCGCGACACCGTCCGCGACTTCTGGCGCGGCGAGCCGTCGCTCGGCGAGTTCGCGTCTCGGCTGTCCGGCTCGTCGGACCTCTACGAGCACTCGGGCCGGCGGCCCTTCGCCAGCATCAACTTCGTGACCGCCCACGACGGCTTCACGCTGCGCGACCTGGTCTCCTACAACGAGAAGCGCAACGACGCCAACGGCGAGGACAACAAGGACGGCGAGAGCCACAACCGGTCCTGGAACCACGGCGCAGAGGGGCCGACCGACGACCCGGAGATCCTCGAGGCCCGAGCCCGCGAGCAGCGCAACTTCCTCGCCACGCTCCTGCTCAGCCAGGGCGTGCCGATGCTCCTGCACGGCGACGAGATGAGCCGGACGCAGAGCGGCAACAACAACACGTACGCGCAGGACTCCGAGATCAGCTGGGTGCACTGGGACCGTGCCGACAAGCCGCTGATCGAGTTCACGGCCGCCGTGGCGAAGCTGCGCGCCAGCCACCCGACCTTCCATCGCAAGCGGTTCTTCACCGGCCGCACGGTGCGCACCGGCAACGGCGAGCGCCTCAACGACATCGTCTGGCTGGCCCTCGACGGCCGGCCGATGGAGGACGACAGCTGGGAGGGCTCGAAGGCGATCGGCATGTACCTCAACGGCGACGGCATCGCCGGCAAGGACGCCCGCGGCGGCACCATCACCGACGACCACTTCCTGCTGTACTTCAACGCCGACGGCCCGGCCGACGTGACCCTGCCTCCCGACGAGTACGCCGCAGCGTGGGACGTCGTCATCGACACCGGCGGGTCCGCTGACACGGCCAGGACGCACGCCGCCGGGTCGACCCTGCCGCTGTCGACGCACAGCCTCGTCGTACTCCGTGAGCACGCCGAGCCGGAACAGGAGCCAGACCACTCGGTCGCCGCGTCGCTGGCCTCGCTCGCCGACATCGGCGCGGAGGACACCACCCCCGCGGCCGACCAGCGGCACCGTAAGGACGCCACGAGCTGA